The genomic region GCGGCCCAGACTGACGATCCGGTAGAGCGCGCGGCGCTGCTGGAGATCGCCGGCAACTACAGGAAAGCCCCGCCATGTTGAGGCGGCGCGAAGGGCCGCCAGGTGAGGCAACAGGGGTCCTCTGAAGGGCCGAGAACCTACGGCGAATTGACTATCTATTCTTGCGGAACCGGCGCCTAGTAATTCCATCACCGGCCCATCACGGCATATATCGGTGACTGAGAGCCACGTGCTCCCGCCAAATACGCGGAGCCATCTATGGTCAAGCTCATCCCTTCTCTCACTGAACGCCTAACTCAAATGGCGAGCGCCGCTCGAACCCGGGCCGAAGCAACGCCTCCGGGGCCAAAGCGGGAAGCTCTTTTGAAGGCCTCGCAGCTCAGTGAGAACGCGCTGCATATTCAGCAATGGCTGAGCTCCACGAGCTTGCGAAAGCCAACGTAACGATGGGTTCGCAAAGGCCCGCCAGCGTGAACCGGCGCATACGGCCGCCAACTAAGGCAACGTACTTCTACGTGTTCCGCTTATAAATACACGCGCAAGGAACAAACGAAGATTTATTATTAGCGCAATCTGTTCTCGCCCGGAGAACAACGGGCCCGCCGTGAACCGGCGGGCCTGGAGGCTCAGGCTTCGCCCTTCGTCGGGGCAGCCATTGCGGCCAGATCCATCGCGACGGAAACTGAAATCACCGGATCGACATGGCGTAGGTGCGGCTGCCTGACGTCCTCAAAGACATAGATCATGCAAGCTTTGAGGCACAATTCGGCAAGGTCGCGGACCTTGACGTTCGCCAAGGCAAGTTGTGCGGCCTTGAAGGCGTCGCGCGCCTTCTGATGCGCATCGAAGACCGCATCATAGTTGATCTCGTCCATGTGCTTATCGTAGCGCCGGCAATACTTCTTGTGAGCGCGGTGGGCGCCCGGCTGCGGATTGGCTTTTTGCCATTCGCCGCAAGCCTTCCATACCCTTTGGAAGTCCGCAGCCGTCAGCTTCAAGGCCTCGTTCGCTTCATCGAGCTTGTAATAGGCCTCGCGCATTGCGTCGCCGCATTGGGAGCCATCGAAGGCAAGCTTTGGCACGCTGGCTGGAAGCGACGAGGCCAGCGCTTCTAGAGGCATGCTGGCTACGGAGGCTGCTGCTGCGCCGACGAATACGTTCATGATTGATCGCCCGCATGGGGCGAGATCAGCACGACACCGACGAACTCCCGGCAATGGAGCGACTGTGCCGCGACCTGGTGGAGGAGAGCAGGGTGACAGGCGAGGCCGGCGCGCTGCTTAAGATGGCCGAAAACTTCGGCCGTGAGGTTGCGAGACTAACCGTGGATAGGACCGTAGATTGTTCTCGGCGCAGGTGGAAAAGACGAGCGATTCAGCGAGGTTGAGCGGGCACCCCTTCCGCCACCTCCTAGTCCAATAGTGCCCAATCCGTCTTTCTGTTTCGAAGAAGCGCTTGATCTAAAACGGTTGGGTTCGTTGCTTGGGTTTGGTGGCAGCGCGGGCTCCAGCAGCGTGCCCACGTGGTCTGGTGCCGCTCTCGGCGCCGGAGCGGGCGGCCTCTCCATTCCCATGTTCGCAAGCGGCACCAGTTCGGCCCCGGGTGTACTCGCCATGGTGGGCGAGAAAGGTCCCGAGCTGGTCAACCTTCCGCGCGGCGCGCAGGTTTTCAAGCCGTCAAGCGCGGAGAATGCTGGAGGATCAGAGCGGCCCTGCTGTGGTCATGCAGGACGGTGTGCTGGGAGTAGCTGCCGAACTTGTGGACTGGCCGCTCCGCCGCTACGATTTGCGGCATGGGACAGACCAAAAAGCTGATCGATTGCCACGACTGTGACCACCCGGTTTCACCGAGTGCGTCGGCCTGTCCAAATTGCGGCTCGAAGGTGCCGTTCGGTCCTCCCGTTCTTCACCGCAAAAGGCCCCCGGTCTATAACATCGAGGCGCGCAACGACCGCAACATGGTCGTCTTTGCCGTGACGCTGGGAGGCTTAGGCGCAGCTTACGGATTTGCGACAAGCGCAGGGCCGCTTAGCGCTGCGCTGCTGGTCACATCGTACGGCATGCTGGGTGTGTTGGTAGGCGTCCCGCTTGCGGCGTTGTTCAACGTCACGCGCCGGCTGTGGCGGTAGCGACCTCCGAATCTGGGAAGTCTACGTACCAGCCCAGCGTCGCTCCCGGCGCTCTCATCCGCAATGAGCATGGGCCCTAGTAAGGAAGCGGTGCCATTTCCACACCCGAGTGACAATCCGGGCCACCCCGAATTCCGGTAGTCGTACGGAATCCTTTTTCGGAACACGGTGTTCTACTGTGAGAACACCGGCGAGATTTAAGTACCAGTTTCTAATTTGCCCGGGATGGCCGCAGTGGGGGCTGGAACCACCCTGCGGCCTTTCGCTTTAGCGAAACCCATTTCTAAGTTGAGCCGTACCGTCTCGGAGGCGAAGTCGGCGGAGAATTCGTGAGCATTCAAATCATTATAGCCGCCATGTTGGAGCGCGAGCTAGCGGCGCGCGGCGTGCAATCGTTGGGACCTTCCGATTGCATGGAGATCGTCGAGAACCTGCTTGAGCGCTTGAAAGATCTGGATCGGGAGTTAGCTGCGCGAGGCGCAACGCGGCGGTAGGCTGATGGACAGACGGCCCCGGGGTCGGAAGGGCCGGGGACTGGTTAGACCGAGGCCGCTACGCGGGAGCTTTGGCATTCTCTTGTTCACGATGCAGGTCCGCAGGAGTCGCAATCGATCGCGGATCGACATTTGCGATTGCGGTCTGGCAGGCGAGCAATCCGGTCATCGGGACGCGTCGCGCCGTGAGCACGATGAGTTTTAGATCGTCTTCCGGTGTCCAATGGTCAGTGCGTATTTGTCCGCTCCAGGCTCAAGATGCTGAGGCCAGTCAATTGCCGTGCAGAACAAGCCGCGTCGCTCGATTTCCCGTGCAAGAGCTTCCGCGCGCAGCCTCGCTGGCAATCCGACAAAACGCGCGCCGGCTAGCCTATCTGCTTGAACCTCTTGGCGAATGAACTCGTGCATCCGCAGAATGAAGTGGTCAGAGAGGCCTTCGAATTCGCTCATGCCAGCCAATCGCGTCAGTCAAAGATATAGGCAACCAGAAAGGTGGATGGCTGCCAAGCGATGAACCCAATCGCCTCCAGCGAAACAGCTGTGGCCAGGAGGGCTACAGCGCTGAAGGTGAGGGGAATGACGAGATCAAAAAAGTTGTGGGGCTCGTCTGCATCTGCAGTTTGAAATGCGGTTCTATTGGACATTCGAATATTCCTCTATTCGAGGTCATATCGAGTTCGACGCTCTCAGCCAAACGTTCGCTGGGGTTAACCTGACCGCTAAACCTTAACAGCGGGTCCAGTCCCTATGTGTCGCGGCACAAAACCGATCGACGGCCTTGATCAGTGCGTCCTTCAATCCACCACTCTGCTGCGGCTAACCTCAACAAGCGCAGGGATCAAAGCCGGCTGGCTGCAAGCTCGAAATACTGTGAACACGACGCCGCCGCCAAAGCCAAGGCGCTCACGCAACCCCGTTCGGCTTGTGGTGGTCTGCTCCCGACAGTGATTTGTCAGTTGCGGTGGAAATCGAGCGAGAGCGCGATTGTAGTGAAGCCTCGTCTCTGCATTCTATGGTCAGTGCCGCGAGGTCGTGCACCGCACGTAGAAGGAGTGAGGTCCGTTCGAAAAAAGTCGAAGATCAATACAGTTGACAAGAGACCCCTTCCGCCGGTCTATCCGACCGGGTTCTATCCGTCGGGTTTACCCGGACAGGTGATCGGTGAATCAGACATCCAATCCAGCTGCACTCGACAAGCTGAAGCTCCGCATTCAGGCGTTGCGTTCCAAGACCATCGCCAATGGCTGCACCGAGGACGAGGCGCTGTCTGCGGCCGCCAAGGTCGCCGAACTGCTGGATCGCCACGATTTGTCGCTGTCCGACGTCGAACTGCGGGCGTCGCCGTGCGAGCGGAAGGTCTACGAGACTTTTCGCAAGAAGCGAATTCCCCTGGACGACTGCATCGGGGCGATCGCTCGTTTCTGCGATTGTCGGGTCTGGCGCGAGAAGAACACGGCCGGCGAGAGCAGCTATGTGTTCTTCGGCCTCGGCGCGGACATCGAGGTCGCGTATTATCTGGCCGAATTGATCGACGGCGCCGTCCGCGCCGAGCTCGGCCGCTTCAAGACCTCGGTCGACTACAGCAGGTTCCGGCACCAGGAGCGGCATCTGGCCAATGCCTCCTTCGCGCTCGGGATGGTGGCGTCCATCGCGGACAGGCTGGTGGCGATCAAGGCCAGTCGCGATCAGATCAACGAAAGCACCGGCCGCGGGCTGGTGGTTCTCAAGACGTCGGTGGTCGATGCGGAGTTCGACAAGCTCGACCTGAAGATGCGGACCCAGCGCAGCAGCAGCCGGATGGTGTCGATGACGGCCTATGAAGCCGGCGGCGCCGCCGGCGCGTCGCTGGCCATCAATCCCGGGCTTGCAGGGTCGCAGTCAAGGACCGCTCCCAAAGGGAGCTGAGCGCGTCGGGGGAGGGCGTGCAGCGTCACCGTCATTGCAGTTCAGTCGATGGACTTCTCGAGCTTCTGGGCTGCCCGGAAGTCGTCCATATGCTGCAGGTTCGGCCCGTACGCGGCCTCCTTGGTCAGCAGGTGGTAGATCCGGGCCACGACGGTTTGCAGATGTTTCATTCGTCCGCGCGGCATCGCCCGGGCCTTGCAAAGGGCTCGGACCGCGTGCGCTCGGAAATAATCAAAAGCGTCTGACATCGCGGACTCAACGTCCCGCGAAACGATTGGTTCTTGGATTGGTCCTCGTTCGCGCGCCCCAAAGCGCCTCCAGGAACGCTGTCGAATGGGAGAACTTAGCTCGTCACGAAGCTATGGGATGGGCGAGGTATGTTTTTCTCGAACCGGCTGGGATGTCTCGGCTCGCTGCTGGTCTCCGGGTTGATCACTCTCGCGCTGCTTGTTCTGTTCGGGATCGTTCGGTTCTAACCGCCCGCGGGTTCAGGAACCTGGCCCTCGCTGACCCGTTGTTGGCACTCTCGTCCAGCCATGGAGGGCGCCCTTGGAAAGTACGATCATCGGAGAATTCGACACGCGCCGCGGCGCCGAGCTTGCGGTTGAGCATGTCGTGCAGGAATGCGGCGTGCCGCGAAGCGACGTCTTCGTCCAGCCCGTCGGTGGCGCGAACACGTCGGGGACACGCCCGGCCGGTCCTGACGCCAAGGCCGCGCCTGCGCCGGAGGGACACCAGAAGCTGGAAGGCCGGATCGAGGTCTCCGTGGATTTTCACGGCGATGCGCCTGAGAAGATCGCGGACGCCTTGAAAGGCGCAGGTGCGAAGACTGTCCGAACCAAGTAGCGGCAATGGGCGACTGTGGCGCCGGAATCCGCGCACGCTGAACGGCCACTCTGGTTCTGAGTCGGGGAACCCCTTGCGCGGTCAGTGCGTTTCAACGCGAACGCAGATTGCGAGGTCTCCCTGCTTCAGAGCTCATCGACCCTGATCCCCGGCGACACCGTCTGGCGGCGGTGCGAGGCGCGGCGTGTGGCGGTTCTGAACGATGCTGCCGCTTATTTCGCGGCCCTGCGGCAGACCCTGCTGCAGGCGCAGGACCTCGTCTATATCGTCGGGTGGGATATCCATAGTGAGACCAGGCTGGTCGGCGAGTCCGGGCGAGCGGATGATGGCTTGCCGGAGCAACTCGGCCCATTCTTGCGCGCGCTGGTCCACCGCCGTCCCACCTTGCACATCAACATTCTCGTCTGGGACTTCGTCTCGTTCTACGCCTCCGAGAGGGAATGGAATTCCGCGGCCAAATTTACCGCCGACACAGATGGCCGCGTCCGGTTTCACCTGGATGCCACGCTTCCCTTTGGGTCGGCCCAACACCAGAAGATCGTCTGTGTCGATGGTTCACTGGCGTTCGTCGGCGGGCTCGATCTGACGATCAGGCGTTGGGACACGAGTGATCATCGCGCCGATCACGCATCGCGCTGTGATCCCCAGGGCAAGCCATACCTGCCGTTTCATGACGTTCAATGCGTGGTCGATGGGGATGCGGCGGCGCAGTTGTTCGACCTCGTGGAGCAACGCTGGCGCGCGGCGGGCCAACAGATTGATGATCGGCGCCCGCTGAAAAGCTTGCGCTGGCCGGCGATTGTGCCGGTCGAGGCTGAACATATTCCGGTGGGTATCGCCAGGACCGAGGTGGTTTGTCCGGCAGGTTCGACGCTCCGGGAGGTCGAACGCTCGCTGATTGCAGCGATGCGGTCCGCGACGAAATTCGTGTACATCGAGAACCAGTTCACCAGCGCCACCAAGATCGCGCGCGAATTGGCGGAGCAGATGCTGCGCGTGCCTTCGCTTCGGGTTCTGATCGTCACCCCAAAACTGCACTCCTCATGGCTGGAATCCCAAGCGATGCAGAACGGCCGGGGCGCTTTCATCGATTGCTTCAGTTCGGCCGGCGTCGCCGATCGCATCCGCTTCGTCTACCCGGTCTCGGGGAACGGGGATACGGAAGCGGCCGTGATGGTGCACAGCAAGCTCATGATCGTCGACGATCGGATCTTGAGGATCGGTTCGGCCAATTTGAACAATCGATCGATGGGTGCCGATAGCGAATGTGACCTGATCTTCGAAGCCGCATCAGATGAGCATCGGGAGTTCATCGCCTCGGTCCGCCGTCGCCTGATCGCCCATTTCTGCGGTCTCGATGAACAGACCGTCGCGCAAAACGAAGATCGTCTTTTTGCGCTCCTGGACGACGTCGCAAGCGGGACGAAGGCGCTGCGGGACGTTGAATCCTCGGTCCTGACCAGCGCTCTGGCCACGATGGTTCAGCCGGTGGCGGACCCTGAGGCGCCTCTTCATCTGGAGCGGGCGGCATCGCGGATGTGGAGCACGAAGACGATCATCGGGATGGTCTCGATCGCCGTGGCGCTTTTTGGACTGGCGATGGCCTGGTCCTACACGTCGTTGAGCGATTTCGCCGACGCGGGCCGGATGTCGACGCTTCTGTCTGCCTATTCGCAGTCCGTCTGGGGTCCGCCATTCGCGATTGCAGCTTTCGTCGTCGGCGGGTTGGTCGTGTTTCCGGTTCTCGTGCTCATTGCGGCGACTGCTGCCGCACTGGGACCATGGCTAGGCTTCGTCACCGCCATGACGGGGGTCGTGCTCAGCGCCTTTATCCTGTTTGCGATCGGACGGGCACTCGGGCGCGAACGCCTCCAGCGTTTGCTCGGACGACGTACCGCGCGCATCCAGGAACGTGTTGTCGGCAAGGGCATTCTGGCTGTCGTCGTCATCCGGATGATCCCGATCGCGCCGTTCTCAGTGGTGAATGTCGTGGCTGGCGCGAGCACGCTGCCTCTGCGTGACTTCCTGGTCGGAACGCTGCTCGGCATGACGCCCGGCATTCTCGCCATGGCAGTTTTGGGGGCTCAGATCGCTGATCTCGCCAGGAACGCGTCCTGGGTCAACATGTTGCTGCTCGCACTGGCGTTCCTGGGCTGGCTCGCGATCTGCGCCGGCGCGCAATTCGTCGCGACGTGGCTCGCCGGGAGGCGCTGATGCGCTTCATGACGTGGAATGTGCATGGCACCTTCAATCTCAATCCGAAGTTCGATCTGGAAGGGATCTGTTCCATCATTCGCAAATGGGCTCCCGATGTCGTCGCGCTTCAGGAGGTGGATTCGCGATCGCGATCGGACGATCCGTTTGCGAAGCTGGCGAGCGTCGTCGGCGATCACGGTGTTCACGCCAAGTCGATCGTCACGGCCGATGGCGACTACGGCCAGACGCTCCTGAGCCGCTTTCCATTCTCCGGCCCGCCCGAGATCGTCGACGTGTCGTATCGTGAGCGGGAGCCGCGCCGAGCGATCGCCGCGGGACTGCTGACACCGGTTGGCGATGTTCGCGTGGTGGCCACGCATCTCGGCCTGAGCATCCACGAGCGCCACGCGCAGGCTCAGGCGCTGGTGAGCCTGGTGAAACCTGGAAGGACCGTCGTCCTCGGGGATTTCAACGACTGGTTCTGGATCAAATCGGTGCGGCGCGTGCTCGCGCAGGTCTGCCCAAACCGTACGCGGCTGCGAACTTTCCCGTCGCATTTGCCCCTGCTGCGGCTTGACCGGATCTATGCGACGTCCGACAGCCCGATCGGGAAGGTTTGGACCGACGAAGGCGCGAGGGCCTATTCAGACCATTTGCCTGTTATTGCAGACATCGAGATCCCTGCGGGGTCAAACGCATCGAAAGTGCGATAAAAAAAGTGCTGTCTGCAGAAGGACTTGGCTACTGTGCATGGGGTTGTTTTCGCACATTATGCAGTCGGCCCGTAGTGCCGCTCAGCGGGACCACGAGGAACTCTTTCCTCACCTCAGCATTATCTGGCCATGACGGAAGACATTTCCTACCGGCGCAAGCCCTTGACTCCCGAGCAGCGGCAGGCGCGCGATGCGACGCGCCGTGTCGAAGCCGAAAAAGCCATGCGCGATCATGAAGCTGCGCAGAAGGCGTTTTATGCCAACAAGGAACGGCTGAGGGCCGAACGGTTGGCACGTGAACAGACGGAGGCGAAGGGCTGACCGTACGCGGTCGCCCCGTCAAGGATGTCCTTGCCCGCGAGCGCCGGTCTCAGTGCCGGTGAGGGATGCGGGTCACGCTCAACGCCTGCTTCAGCGCCTGAACGGCACTTGCGAAAGGTCTGCGAGGCGATTGCGCCTCGATCGCTTCCGCTGCGACGCGACAATCGTCAGCGACCTTGAGCAACCCGCTTCGCGCGAGGTCCATGGTGGAGAGGGCTGCCTGCTCCAGGCAGACCCGTTCAAGCCGTCGAAACTCCCGCAGTTCTTTGTTCATGCGTCAGCTCTCGATGTCCCCGGCCATGCGGCGCTGAGTCTGCTTAATGAACAGTAAACATCTCTGCCTAGCCGGGTTGGCTGGCGTAGAGCTGGTGGGTGCCTTGGGCACGCCCAGCGGGCTTGACGGCGTTTGGCTTCCGCCGGAAGCTTCCAACGACCCTGATTTGAACCACGGAGACGTTCGCTTCCAGCCAGTCCGATCCCGATCAGCGAAAAACGAAATGGAGCTGACCATGACCACGTTCGACAAGCGCGAGCAGGGCTTTGAGGCCAAATTCGTCCACGACGAGGAGCTCATGTTCAAGGCCACGGCCCGGTCCAACAAGCTGCTCGGGCTCTGGGCCGCAACCCAGCTCGGCCTCAGCGGCGATGCCGCGGCCGGCTATGCGACGGCGTTGGTGACGGACCATCTGGAGAACCACTCGATGGACGAGATCCTCGACAAGGTGGCAGGCGATCTTGCCGCCAAAGGCGTCGCGCGCGAACAGGTCGCAGCCAGGCTTCAGGAATGCATGCACCAGGCGTTGCAGCAACTCGAAGCGGACAAGTGAAAGCAGGCCGGCCCTCGACGGCTGGGATCGGGAGGCGGGTGGTGTCTTGCGGAATATCTTGCGGAGTATCTTGGAGCAGCTTCCGCAAATGGGCCAGCGCGATCGCACTCGCTGCTACGATCCTGGTCGGCTGCTGCGGCGCTGAGGTATCGGCCACGCCGCTGACGCCATTTCGCTACGAGGCGCAGGCGCAGCGTCACTGCCCGCACGACCGGGTTGTCTGGCTCGATTTCAGCAAAGGTGTCTATTACGGCAAAGGCCAGAAGCGGTACGGCCAGGGTTTTGACGGCAGCTTCGTCTGCCTGAGCGAAGCCCGTGACAGTCTCTATCGGCGTTCGCTGCTTGGACTGCGGTAAGCGTATTGTTCGGGAAGTGCTGGGTGCTCAGGCGAAGGCCAATGCCACGAGGCTGGAGCACAGCAGGACCAGACCACCGGCGGTCAATGCCAGGAAGCCATCGGATACGAGGTCATGGTTGCGCATGGGACACCTGCCGCTCTCGTCTGCGATGCTCGATCGGATCGATTAAAAATGTCCGAACGCGCCGTCTTGAAAGGGTGATGCTTGCCGTCCGCGCGAGTGCCTCAGGCCCTCGTGCGGTAACCTTCAAACGCATGGGCCAGGAAGATCCCCGCGCTTACCAAACCCATCAGTGCCGAAACCGTCTCGATCATCGTCTCATTCCATTCCGCCCTGCACGCGAGAAAACGCGGGCGGCCTTGCACAGTCAAAAGAATTCCAGTGAGCGGCGCGACAATGGGGGTGGAGTGAGGATTTGGCGCAACAGAATGTCCAGGCGTGGCACAGAGCAGGGCACCGGCGCTCCGTAGTTCAACGGGGCGAGCGCATACCCCCTGTTTACCATCCCGGCGTGAACGCCGTGCGCTCCCCATTTCCGCCGTGTTCGGGTTGCGTTATCGTTACCACTTCCGACGCGGTGGTGGGCCGCCTCGGAGCAAAGGACCGGACAGCGCTATCCGTAGCCAAAGCGGGTTAGGTACGCCTCCGGCAAAGTGGTATTTGGGGCGAATGGGGATCCGACGGTCAGATTCGGTTTTGCGGGCCGCGCGCGCTGCTGCGATGGCCGCGACCTGCCTTGCGCTCGCCAATTGCGCCTCCTCCAACAAATTCGCCAGCCGGGTCGATCCGAAATACGGCGTGTCCTCGAGCCCCCGGGTCGTGGCTTTGGGCGATCCGGTCCCGAAGGGCGGCGGCGCCTATCGCGTCGGCAAGCCCTATGTGGTGGGTGGCCGGACCTATGTGCCCGAAGAGGACGTCAACTACCGCGCCGAGGGCATGGCGTCCTGGTACGGCGACGATTTCCACGGCCGCCTGACCGCCAATGGCGAGGTGTTCGACATGGGCTCGCTGACCGCGGCGCATCCGACCCTGCCGATGCCGTCCTATGCGCGGGTCACCAACGTCTCGAACGGCAAGTCGCTGATCGTCCGCGTCAATGACCGCGGGCCCTATCACGGCAACCGGCTCATCGACGTCTCGAACAAGGCCGCCGAACTGCTTGAATTCAAAGGCAATGGGATCGCCAAGGTCCGTGTCGAGTATGTTGGCCGGGCGCCGCTGGAAGGCTCCGACGACCGCCAGCTGATGGCCACCTTGCGCACCGGGACCCCGGCGCCATCGCCGTCGATGGTCCGGGTCGCCTCCGCGAGACCCTTCGTGCCGGAGCTGCCATCGTCGAACCGCGGCGCCATGCGCGGCGAAGTTCCGACGCCGGAGGGACGGCCCTACAATCTCGGCAACACCTCCGCCGACATGGCTTCACTCAGTGCGACCTCGGAAATGTCGGCCTCGAGCCGCAACCGGGGCCGGGCGCTCCAGAACGCGCGCGCCGTGTCCTATGACGGGGACGGCCGCTATGCGACCGAGAGCGCTCCGTCCGGCGCCTACGCCTCGGACGGCGCTGCCGAGGCCCGCGGCATCCTGAGCGGCCGCGGCCTCTACTGAGCCGCGCTTTCCTTCAGGAAACTCATCAGCGCCGCATTCACCTCGTCGGGCCGCTCCTGCTGGACCCAATGGCCGGCGCCCTCGATGATCAGCTTTCGCTTCAGATTGGGCAGCACGCGCTCGAGTTCGTTGACGCGCTTGGCTCCGATCAGGCCGGTGATGACGGCGTCTTTCGAACCGGCAATGAAGAGCGACGGCTGATGGATTTGCGCGTCCTGCCAGGGCGCCGTCAGCTCCCAATTGCAATCGAGGTTGCGATACCAGTTCAGCCCGCCGCGGAAGCCGGACTTGCGGAAGGTTTCGGTGAAATAGGCAAGGTCAGTCTCGGTGAGCCAGGCCGGCAGAGGCTCCTCCGGGTTGCCGTGGCCGAGGAATCCCTTGCCCTCCAGCACGAACATGGCCGCGGAGGGATCGGCAAGGCCGCGCCCGCCGAGCACGATGCGCATGGTGCGCGCGACGTCACGCTGGAATTCGGCTTCGGCAACGCCCGGCGCCTGGAAGTACTGCCAATAGAAATTGGTGATGCCGCCCTGGCGCAGGAGATCGAGCGGCTTGCCGCGGCCGCGGAACGGCGGCGGCACGCTTAGCCCGGCGACCGCCGTGAAGATGTCGGGCCGGAACAGCGCCGCGTGCCAAGCCACCGGTGCACCCCAGTCGTGGCCGACCACCATGGCCTTGCTCTCGCCAAGCGCCTGCACGAGGCCGACGATATCGCCGACCGTGTCGAAGATCGAATAGGCCGTCGCCTCGGGCGGCGCTGAGCTCTGGCCATAGCCGCGCATGTCGGGGGCGACGACGCGAAACCCGGCCTGCGCCAGCGCCGGGATCTGGTGGCGCCAGGAGTAGGAGAGTTCCGGCCAGCCGTGGCACAGCACCACCAGCGGCCCCTGACCGGCTTCGCGGATGAACAGGTCGATCCCGTTGGCCTTGATCACGCGGGTGGATGACATCGCTTTTCCGCCTTGTTTCAGGGGTTTGGTCAGAAAATCTGAGGTGCCACGATAGGGGCGGGACGAGAATCGTGCAATCTCGGGACAAGCGGCCACCCCGTGTTGTTTGCACCGGCTCCAACTGTTAGAACGCCGCTCTCAGGGCTTGGCCATGGAATTTCATCTTTCCTCGTTTAGGCGCACCCGGTTTACCGCCGGAGCGCTGGCGCGCGGGCTGATCGCGACGGCTCTGGTGGCGGCCATTGGCTGGAGCGGGGCGCTCTACGCCGCCAACCAGAGCGTCCAGGGCGCCAAGAAAACAGATGATTCCGGCTTCGACGGCGACGCCCCGACCGCGATCCTGATCGAGGCCTCCAGCGGCAGTGTGCTGTTCGAGAAGAACGCCGACGAGCTCCGCGCGCCCTCGAGCATGATGAAGCTGATGACCGCCGAGGTCGTCTTCAACGCCATCAAGAAGGGCGACATCAAGCTGACCGACGAATACCGGATCAGCGAGAACGCCTGGCGCAAGGGCGGCGCACCCTCCGGCGGCTCGACCATGTTCGCCGCCATCAACAGCAAGGTCACGGTCGACGATCTCCTGCACGGGGCGATCATCCAGAGCGGCAACGACGCCTGCATTGCGCTGGCCGAGGCCATGGCGGGCAGCGAGCGGATTTTCGCCGCCGACTTCATGACCAAGCGAGCTCGCGAGCTTGGCCTCACGAAATCGACCTTCGGCAATTCCAACGGCCTGCCGGACCCCGCCAACAAGATGACGGTGCGCGAGCTCGGCATTCTCGCCCGGCACATCATTCTCGACTTCCCCGAATTCTACAAACTGTTCGGCGAGAAGGAATACACCTGGAACAAGATCCGCCAGCCCAACCGCAATCCGCTGCTCAATTCGATGGAAGGCGCCGACGGTCTGAAGACCGGCTACACCAAGGAAGGCGGCTACGGCATGGTCGGCTCGGCGGTGCAGAACGGCACGCGGCTGATCGTTGTCATTAACGGGCTGGAAGACCCCGACGATCGCGCGACCGAAGCCAAGAAGATGCTTGAATGGGGTTTTCGCAATTTCGAGACCCGCACCCTGATCGCGGCCGATCAGCCGGTCGGCTACGCCAAGGTGTTCGGCGGCGAGAGCCGCTCGGTCAAACTGGTCGCCAAGACGCCCGTGAAGGTGATGGTGCACAAGAACGGCAGCGACAAGCTGATCGCGCGCGTCGTCTATAACGGCCCGGTGCGCGCGCCGGTCGAGGCCGGGCAGAAGGTCGG from Bradyrhizobium lupini harbors:
- a CDS encoding D-alanyl-D-alanine carboxypeptidase family protein; the encoded protein is MEFHLSSFRRTRFTAGALARGLIATALVAAIGWSGALYAANQSVQGAKKTDDSGFDGDAPTAILIEASSGSVLFEKNADELRAPSSMMKLMTAEVVFNAIKKGDIKLTDEYRISENAWRKGGAPSGGSTMFAAINSKVTVDDLLHGAIIQSGNDACIALAEAMAGSERIFAADFMTKRARELGLTKSTFGNSNGLPDPANKMTVRELGILARHIILDFPEFYKLFGEKEYTWNKIRQPNRNPLLNSMEGADGLKTGYTKEGGYGMVGSAVQNGTRLIVVINGLEDPDDRATEAKKMLEWGFRNFETRTLIAADQPVGYAKVFGGESRSVKLVAKTPVKVMVHKNGSDKLIARVVYNGPVRAPVEAGQKVGLVRVWRSGNIAVETPVYAADAIGTGSTVRRAIDGASELVIGMFRAGAEKL